The following coding sequences lie in one Steroidobacter denitrificans genomic window:
- the rpiA gene encoding ribose-5-phosphate isomerase RpiA codes for MTADRKKQQAAQAALAHVREDQIIGIGTGSTVNHFIEALAAQKLRIRGAVSSSEATTARLKTHGIEVLDLNSTGELDIYVDGADESDRQLRLIKGGGAALTREKIIAAASHRFVCIVDDSKLVEVLGRFPLPVEVIPMARAHVARALRRLGGHPVYRESTLTDNGNQILDVHGLSILDPISLEQAINQIVGVVTVGLFASRPADVLIVGGETGVVSMTA; via the coding sequence ATGACCGCCGACCGGAAAAAACAGCAAGCCGCACAGGCTGCTCTCGCCCACGTGCGGGAGGACCAAATCATCGGCATCGGCACCGGTTCGACCGTCAACCATTTCATCGAAGCCTTGGCTGCGCAAAAGCTGCGCATTCGGGGAGCGGTATCGAGTTCGGAAGCCACCACTGCGCGCCTGAAGACGCATGGCATCGAGGTGCTGGACTTGAATTCGACCGGCGAATTGGACATCTACGTGGACGGCGCTGACGAGTCCGATCGCCAACTACGTCTGATCAAGGGAGGTGGCGCGGCGCTGACCCGGGAGAAGATCATTGCGGCCGCATCGCATCGCTTCGTGTGTATCGTGGACGACTCCAAGCTGGTCGAGGTGCTGGGACGGTTCCCGCTACCGGTCGAAGTGATTCCCATGGCACGCGCTCATGTCGCCCGCGCGCTACGCAGGTTGGGTGGTCATCCCGTCTACAGAGAATCGACCCTCACCGATAACGGTAACCAGATCCTGGATGTTCACGGCTTGAGCATCCTCGATCCGATATCGCTGGAGCAGGCGATCAATCAGATCGTGGGTGTGGTCACCGTCGGCTTGTTCGCCTCCCGGCCGGCCGACGTGCTGATCGTGGGCGGCGAAACAGGAGTGGTCAGCATGACCGCCTGA
- a CDS encoding EVE domain-containing protein, translated as MNHWLMKTEPATFGIDDLARARNHTTAWDGVRNFQARNYMREMRLGDLAFFYHSSCDVPGIAGIVSITREAYPDHTAFDSEDPHFDEKSSPANPRWFMVDVKLVTKFDRVIALEELRRYGQDKLKNMVILKRGNRLSITPVSRAEWNFINSLL; from the coding sequence ATGAACCACTGGCTGATGAAGACCGAACCGGCAACATTCGGCATCGATGACCTGGCTCGCGCACGCAATCACACTACGGCGTGGGACGGTGTGCGTAATTTCCAAGCCCGAAATTACATGCGGGAGATGCGCCTGGGTGACCTGGCATTTTTCTATCATTCCAGTTGCGACGTCCCGGGTATCGCCGGCATCGTCAGCATCACACGCGAGGCCTACCCCGACCACACGGCCTTCGACTCCGAAGACCCTCACTTCGATGAGAAAAGCAGTCCAGCCAACCCACGCTGGTTCATGGTGGATGTGAAACTCGTCACCAAATTCGATCGGGTCATCGCACTCGAGGAACTACGTCGGTACGGCCAGGACAAACTGAAGAACATGGTGATCCTCAAGCGCGGTAACCGGCTATCCATCACGCCGGTTTCGAGGGCCGAATGGAATTTCATCAACTCGCTGCTGTGA
- a CDS encoding 5-formyltetrahydrofolate cyclo-ligase, with amino-acid sequence MNPSDLQDPRLQLRQKMRARRRQLSRAQRTAAARHFARHLAPLLRPGKRIALYLPHDAEADPGVIIHRARQRGCTLYLPCITHYRRSRMRFLRFDQDTRLRTNRYGIREPDPAHAPDIAVRLLDLVLLPLIAFDDYGGRLGSGAGFYDRHLHHLCRQRQWRRPRLIGLAYEFQRVTHLKSAPWDVPMDGVVTPLGLHTPRRAVSKHGDPC; translated from the coding sequence GTGAACCCTTCCGACCTGCAAGACCCACGCCTGCAGCTGCGGCAGAAAATGCGAGCGCGCCGCCGGCAATTGTCCCGGGCGCAGCGGACTGCCGCGGCGCGGCATTTCGCTCGACACCTGGCACCGCTGTTGCGTCCGGGCAAGCGAATCGCGCTCTATCTCCCCCATGATGCGGAAGCCGACCCCGGGGTGATCATCCACCGGGCGCGTCAGCGCGGCTGCACTCTCTATCTGCCATGCATCACCCATTACCGCCGCAGCCGCATGCGCTTTCTGCGCTTCGACCAGGACACCCGGCTGCGAACCAACCGATACGGCATTCGCGAACCCGATCCCGCTCATGCTCCTGACATCGCCGTGCGCCTGCTGGATCTGGTGCTGCTGCCGCTGATCGCTTTCGATGATTACGGCGGGCGATTAGGCAGCGGCGCGGGTTTTTATGACCGCCATCTGCATCACCTGTGCCGGCAGCGCCAGTGGCGGCGTCCCAGGCTGATCGGATTGGCATATGAATTCCAACGCGTGACGCATCTGAAAAGCGCTCCTTGGGATGTACCGATGGATGGCGTTGTTACCCCACTCGGTCTGCACACGCCGCGGCGCGCCGTATCGAAGCATGGCGATCCATGCTGA
- a CDS encoding cell division protein ZapA has translation MTERLSRVSIRILEKEYQVACLPEERSALLDSAEYLNARMREIRDTGNIVGLDRVAVMAALNLSNELLKMRAREEAPLEAARRIRQMRERVETALDQGALEQDHQAL, from the coding sequence ATGACGGAACGTCTGTCGCGAGTCAGCATTCGGATCCTCGAAAAGGAGTACCAGGTCGCCTGCCTGCCCGAGGAACGTTCAGCGCTGCTGGACTCGGCCGAGTATCTCAATGCCCGCATGCGTGAGATCCGCGATACCGGAAACATCGTCGGACTGGACCGGGTTGCCGTCATGGCCGCCCTGAATCTATCGAACGAGCTGCTGAAGATGCGTGCTCGTGAGGAGGCTCCGCTGGAAGCCGCTCGGCGCATTCGCCAGATGCGCGAACGGGTCGAAACCGCACTCGATCAAGGTGCTCTCGAGCAGGATCATCAGGCGCTGTAA
- a CDS encoding TIGR02449 family protein: protein MSAANPPADLEQELRQLERRLDEFVALSARLQEENRALRQRQDSMMAERAALLQKNEQVRGRVEAMIGRLKAMEHSA, encoded by the coding sequence ATGAGCGCAGCCAACCCACCGGCAGATCTCGAACAGGAGCTAAGGCAGCTGGAACGGCGGCTCGATGAGTTCGTGGCGCTGTCTGCTCGCCTGCAAGAAGAAAATCGCGCTCTGCGCCAGCGGCAGGATTCGATGATGGCCGAGCGTGCGGCCCTGTTGCAAAAGAATGAGCAGGTTCGCGGCCGGGTCGAGGCGATGATCGGACGCTTGAAGGCGATGGAGCACAGCGCATGA
- a CDS encoding UPF0149 family protein, producing the protein MLSVTFPEIVRALEELSCSLAPSEGHGYLCGVLCTRAHYPLECWLEEMIPEHEERVQADRQALDLLFTDTRQTLHSGSMSFDLLLPDDDAPLHTRVAALSQWCQGFLYGFGTGQPVGLEAVSADVSELLRDLTQIGRAILELEEGNEEEESAYAEIVEYVRVGVQLIYDEIDVVRETPAMARNEARNDDDIREHGERDAGLDPSQIH; encoded by the coding sequence ATGTTATCCGTTACTTTTCCCGAGATCGTTCGCGCCCTGGAGGAGCTGAGCTGCTCGTTGGCGCCGTCCGAAGGGCATGGCTATCTATGCGGCGTGCTGTGTACCCGCGCGCACTATCCGCTGGAATGCTGGCTGGAGGAGATGATTCCGGAACACGAAGAACGGGTTCAGGCCGATCGGCAGGCGCTGGACCTGCTGTTCACCGATACCCGGCAGACGTTGCATAGCGGTTCGATGAGTTTCGACCTGCTGCTGCCGGACGATGATGCGCCGCTGCATACGCGTGTCGCGGCTCTGTCGCAGTGGTGCCAGGGATTCCTGTATGGATTCGGGACCGGCCAGCCGGTCGGACTGGAGGCGGTGTCCGCGGATGTGAGCGAGCTGTTGCGCGATCTCACTCAGATCGGCCGCGCGATCCTCGAGCTGGAGGAGGGCAATGAGGAAGAAGAATCGGCGTACGCCGAGATCGTGGAATACGTCCGGGTGGGTGTGCAGCTGATTTATGACGAGATCGATGTCGTGAGGGAAACGCCGGCCATGGCTCGGAACGAAGCCCGAAACGACGATGATATCCGGGAGCACGGCGAGCGCGACGCCGGACTGGACCCGTCCCAGATCCATTGA
- the pepP gene encoding Xaa-Pro aminopeptidase, which translates to MHKDEFARRRRQLMKMMGKGGIAILPAVPEKTRNSDVIYRYRPDSDFFYLTGFSEPEAVAVLVPGRAQAEYVLFVRDRDPLRETWDGRRAGPDGATRDYGADDAFPIGDIDDILPGLMENRSRVYYTMGLHQEFDHRVVGWVNTLKAQSRTGAPPPQEFVALDHLLHDMRLFKSRAELQAMRQSASIAVAAHLRAMRFVRPGCKEYEVMAEMLHEFQRNNADIAYHPIVGGGANACILHYHENTDILKDGDLLLIDAGCEFDLYASDITRTFPVNGRFKPEQRAVYEVVLEAQQAAIAQTRPGNHWNEPHDAAVRTITQGLVKLGILKGRVPALIKQGAYRKFFMHRTGHWLGMDVHDVGDYKVAEQWRVLEPGMALTVEPGIYIPAGMRGVAKRWWNIGVRIEDDVVVTREGNEVLTAALAKDPDDIERLMNA; encoded by the coding sequence ATGCATAAAGACGAGTTTGCCCGCCGCCGCCGGCAGTTGATGAAGATGATGGGCAAGGGCGGGATTGCGATCCTGCCCGCGGTGCCCGAGAAGACGCGTAACTCCGACGTGATCTATCGCTATCGGCCCGATAGCGATTTTTTCTATCTCACCGGGTTTTCCGAACCGGAGGCCGTCGCGGTGCTCGTTCCAGGACGTGCCCAGGCCGAGTATGTGTTGTTCGTGCGCGATCGCGATCCCTTGCGGGAGACCTGGGACGGCCGTCGTGCCGGTCCCGATGGCGCGACGCGCGACTACGGCGCCGATGACGCATTTCCGATCGGCGATATCGACGACATACTGCCCGGGCTCATGGAAAACCGCTCGCGTGTCTATTACACGATGGGCCTGCACCAGGAATTCGACCATCGCGTCGTCGGCTGGGTGAATACGCTCAAGGCTCAATCTCGCACCGGCGCGCCGCCGCCGCAGGAATTCGTCGCCCTGGATCACCTGTTACACGACATGCGCTTGTTCAAGTCCCGGGCGGAACTGCAGGCGATGCGCCAGTCGGCCAGTATCGCCGTCGCTGCACACCTTCGGGCCATGCGGTTTGTCCGTCCCGGCTGCAAGGAATATGAAGTGATGGCGGAAATGCTGCATGAATTCCAGCGCAACAATGCCGATATCGCCTACCATCCGATCGTCGGCGGCGGCGCCAACGCATGCATCCTTCACTACCACGAAAATACCGATATCCTGAAAGACGGTGATCTGCTGTTGATCGACGCCGGCTGTGAGTTCGATCTCTATGCCTCGGACATTACCCGGACATTTCCGGTAAATGGGCGCTTCAAGCCGGAGCAGCGCGCCGTCTACGAGGTCGTACTGGAGGCGCAGCAGGCGGCGATCGCCCAGACCCGCCCCGGCAATCACTGGAACGAGCCGCACGATGCCGCGGTGCGGACCATCACTCAGGGGCTGGTGAAGCTTGGCATCCTCAAGGGCAGGGTGCCGGCGCTGATCAAGCAAGGAGCCTATCGCAAGTTCTTTATGCATCGTACCGGGCACTGGCTGGGAATGGATGTGCACGATGTGGGTGACTACAAGGTTGCCGAGCAGTGGCGGGTGCTGGAACCGGGCATGGCTTTGACCGTCGAGCCGGGTATCTACATCCCCGCCGGGATGCGTGGCGTCGCCAAGCGTTGGTGGAATATCGGTGTGCGTATCGAGGATGATGTCGTCGTCACCCGCGAGGGCAACGAAGTGTTGACCGCCGCGCTGGCGAAGGATCCGGATGATATCGAGCGACTGATGAACGCATGA
- the ubiH gene encoding 2-octaprenyl-6-methoxyphenyl hydroxylase, protein MNKPDTVDIDTDIAIAGGGLVGASLALALTRLSLKVVLVEASPAGSAGQPSFDERTTALSNGSRRIFESLGVWPLIEREAAAIRHIHVSDQGRFGFTRIDAAEQGVDALGYVVVNRIMGAAMWRRLEEEGVRVIAPARVTGMYLRDGRQHIEFSTSEGSASGGGVIRAGLAVAADGAQSTLRQCAGVGSSRRDYQQVALIANVFAQRFHDHVAYERFTPAGPLALLPMPDGRMGLVWVVDPAQAEAMARLPEPAFLAQLQETFGFRLGRFVRVGVRHLYPLSLTRSDEHVAPRLAIVGNAAQSLHPIAGQGFNLGLRDAASLAEVLADGRAQYAEPRSAPHPESLLPDPESLLSGFDPGDRVMLERYREWRRADRANIIRFTDGLVRLSTQPFGPVKLLRNAGMLALDLMPAAKSMLSRLSLGAAGRVPKLARGAPLR, encoded by the coding sequence ATGAATAAGCCAGATACAGTGGATATCGACACTGATATCGCCATCGCCGGAGGCGGCCTGGTGGGCGCCAGTTTGGCGCTGGCCTTGACCCGGCTGTCACTGAAAGTCGTATTGGTCGAAGCCAGTCCCGCGGGGAGCGCCGGTCAGCCGAGTTTCGATGAACGTACCACCGCCCTGTCGAACGGCAGTCGCAGAATTTTCGAGTCCTTGGGCGTGTGGCCGCTCATCGAGCGTGAGGCGGCGGCCATTCGTCATATCCACGTTTCCGATCAGGGCCGCTTCGGCTTTACGCGCATCGATGCAGCCGAGCAGGGTGTGGATGCTCTGGGCTACGTGGTGGTCAACCGGATCATGGGCGCGGCAATGTGGCGCCGCCTCGAAGAAGAAGGCGTGAGAGTGATCGCGCCGGCGCGTGTGACCGGCATGTATCTACGGGATGGGCGGCAACACATCGAGTTCAGCACTTCCGAGGGGAGCGCTTCCGGCGGGGGAGTGATCCGGGCCGGACTGGCGGTGGCCGCCGATGGCGCACAGTCCACCTTGCGCCAATGTGCCGGTGTGGGCTCGAGCCGCCGGGACTATCAACAGGTTGCCTTGATCGCCAATGTTTTTGCACAGCGATTCCATGATCATGTCGCCTATGAGCGCTTTACTCCTGCCGGTCCGCTGGCGCTGTTGCCGATGCCGGACGGACGGATGGGGCTGGTCTGGGTAGTCGATCCGGCACAGGCCGAGGCTATGGCTCGTCTGCCCGAACCGGCCTTCCTGGCGCAGTTGCAGGAGACGTTCGGCTTTCGCCTCGGACGCTTCGTGCGCGTAGGAGTCCGGCACCTGTATCCCTTGTCGCTGACTCGTTCCGATGAGCATGTGGCGCCGCGGCTGGCGATCGTCGGCAACGCCGCCCAGTCGCTGCATCCGATCGCCGGCCAGGGTTTCAACCTGGGCCTGCGCGATGCGGCCAGCCTGGCGGAGGTGCTTGCCGATGGGCGCGCACAATATGCAGAGCCGCGGTCCGCGCCCCATCCGGAGTCGTTGCTGCCCGATCCGGAGTCGTTGCTGTCCGGTTTCGATCCGGGCGATCGAGTGATGCTCGAACGCTATCGTGAATGGCGCCGCGCGGATCGCGCCAACATCATAAGGTTCACCGATGGCCTGGTGCGCCTGTCCACGCAGCCCTTCGGGCCGGTCAAGTTGCTGCGTAACGCAGGTATGCTGGCGTTGGATCTCATGCCGGCTGCCAAGAGCATGTTGTCCCGGCTGTCGCTGGGTGCAGCCGGCCGCGTCCCGAAGCTGGCCCGAGGTGCACCGTTGCGATGA
- a CDS encoding UbiH/UbiF/VisC/COQ6 family ubiquinone biosynthesis hydroxylase, with protein MKRPDFHIVVIGGGMVGACVAALSAANPQLTGLRIAMLEAQPPTMPPPQDGNAEIDLRVSAFSRAAERILGSVGAWPLLPAQHICAYDDMVVWDAPRQPDDPGVIRFSAGAVGEPNLGHIIENRRVQWALYECAPFREQVTLLRAELTGLEFDNERAVLSLGDGRRISAMLVIGSDGAASRSRALAGIETRGREYDQQAFVTHVRTERAHGYTAWQRFLPEGPIAFLPLADGRSSIVWTTRPEQARELVGCPVEEVSRQIGAAIGHVLGDVELAGPRGVFPLRLQHAREYCRERFVLVGDAAHAMHPLAGQGVNLGFMDCAALVQILADALSRGARAEAIAELRVLRRYERWRKSENTLALGLIDTLNRVFSNSHPLLSTARRAGLAAVEHSGLTKRFFMGRALGMRGEIPRIASRSAGWS; from the coding sequence ATGAAGCGTCCCGACTTTCATATCGTCGTGATCGGCGGCGGCATGGTGGGCGCATGCGTCGCCGCCTTGTCGGCGGCGAATCCGCAACTGACCGGCCTGCGCATTGCAATGCTGGAAGCGCAGCCTCCCACAATGCCGCCGCCGCAAGACGGGAACGCCGAGATCGATCTGCGCGTATCCGCGTTCTCGAGAGCCGCGGAGCGCATTCTGGGCTCGGTGGGTGCCTGGCCGCTGTTGCCGGCGCAGCATATATGCGCCTATGACGACATGGTCGTTTGGGATGCGCCGCGCCAGCCGGATGATCCGGGTGTCATCCGTTTCAGTGCCGGCGCCGTTGGCGAGCCTAATCTGGGTCATATCATCGAGAATCGGCGTGTACAGTGGGCGTTATACGAGTGCGCGCCATTTCGCGAGCAAGTGACCCTGTTGCGCGCGGAGCTGACGGGACTGGAGTTCGACAACGAGCGGGCGGTGCTGAGCCTGGGAGACGGACGCCGGATCAGCGCGATGCTGGTGATCGGCAGCGATGGAGCCGCATCCCGCAGCCGGGCGTTGGCCGGCATCGAGACCCGCGGTCGGGAGTATGATCAACAGGCCTTCGTCACGCATGTGCGTACCGAGCGTGCGCATGGATATACAGCCTGGCAGCGGTTTCTGCCCGAGGGGCCTATCGCCTTCCTGCCGCTCGCCGATGGACGTAGTTCCATTGTCTGGACGACCCGGCCTGAACAGGCGCGCGAACTGGTGGGTTGTCCTGTCGAGGAGGTATCGCGCCAGATCGGCGCCGCCATCGGTCATGTCCTGGGCGACGTTGAACTTGCCGGACCTCGGGGTGTGTTCCCGCTGCGGTTGCAACATGCGCGCGAATATTGCCGGGAGCGTTTTGTGCTGGTCGGCGACGCCGCGCACGCAATGCATCCGCTGGCGGGCCAGGGCGTCAATCTGGGCTTCATGGATTGTGCCGCGCTGGTGCAGATCCTGGCTGATGCATTGTCGCGCGGGGCACGTGCCGAGGCGATCGCCGAACTTCGTGTGCTGCGCCGCTACGAGCGTTGGCGCAAGAGTGAGAACACCCTGGCGTTAGGGCTCATCGATACCTTGAATCGAGTGTTCAGTAACTCGCACCCGTTGTTGTCCACCGCCCGCCGTGCCGGACTTGCCGCGGTCGAGCACAGCGGCCTGACCAAGAGATTCTTCATGGGGCGGGCGCTGGGCATGCGCGGGGAGATTCCACGTATCGCCTCGCGTTCGGCAGGATGGTCGTGA